The region GAAACTCTAGCGGAAATGGTTGCAGCTATGTCCACCGTTTCTGCACAATAATCCTGATCGTGATCTCTTTCTCCCTGTTCGGCAGAACTTTTGCTTTTGGCGGAAGTAATGCTGTTTCTTCTTGGGCTTGCTATTACGGTAGCGAGGACCGGACTGCCCAGCTATCCGGTTTTGATCTGCTGGTTTCTGCTCCCGGTGGGCAGGACCCGGCTTTGCTGCGTGCGAACGGGGCTAAGGTTCTGGCTTATGTAAGCCTCGGAGAGGTGGAGGAAAACGGCCCTTATTATGATGAAGCTAAAAAGCTCGGTTTGCTGGTTCGTCATAATGAAAACTGGAATTCATGGGTTGTTGATGTGCGTAGTCCAAAGTGGCGTGAACTTCTTTTCGCCCGGATAATTCCCGATGCCCTTTCCGCAGGGTATGACGGCCTCTTTTTTGATACTCTTGATTCACCTATCGATATGCAGCGTCGGGACCCTGATAAATACAAGGGTACCGAACGTTCCTGCGTGGATCTGGTCCGTACAATCAGGGAAAATTTTCCCAAACTGTTGCTCTGCCAGAATCGTGGTTTTGAGATTGTCCGGCGGACAGCCCCTTATCTCGATTATCTGCTGATCGAGGGGCTGAGCAGTTCCATGGACATTGCCACATTAACCCGCACGGATGTATCGAAAAATGATCGCGATTTCCTCATTGCTAAAGTTGAATCTGCGCTAAAGGCCAACCCGAAACTGCAGATCCTGACCCTTGATTATGTCCCGGCTGACGATGAGCAGGAGATTAAAAAGGCTTACGAATATTCCCGCAGCATGGGATTCATTCCTTACGTCAGCACTCCCGCATTAAATGAGGTGTTTATCCATGCGTCTGATAAGTAAATTTGTTCTTGCTGCCTTGTTTGTTGTTCTCAGTCTGTCGTTGGCTCATGCCGCTGAGGTCAAGCGCAAGGTGCTGGTCCTATATAATGGCGCAGAAAGTAGAACGGTTGTAAATAACAGTTTTGTTGAAGGATTTGCCTCCCCCCTGAATTATCTGGGCTTTTTGTATGAAGTCCGTGATGTCTCACAGCGTCCGCTGCCTTCGGATAAAAAGATGGCTGAATACGGAGCTGTTTTTACCACATTCGCCGAAAATATGATGAATAATCCTGATGAATATTTGAAATGGCTGATCAGGCAGCAGGAGAATGGAAAACAGCTGATTATAGCCGGTACGCCGGGAGCTTTAAGCGATTATGACTCGGTCAATTCCGATCCGGTATTGATTAAGAAGGTCTTTTCCAACCTTGGATTTTCTTATCAGGGAAACGCTGTCAACGATAATTCCCGTTTGAGGTATGACCATGTTGATCCTGAAAAAATGAATTTTGAGCGCAAGCTCCCTTTGTTTCCGCAGAAATATATGCAGATTGTGCCTAACCGTAAGGATGTTGAATCGTGGGCTAATGTAGGATTCAAGGGCAAATCCGAAACCTCAGCCTCTGTAGTTGGAGTGGGGCCGCGAGGCGGCTTTGCTTTCGATGGATATATGCGCTGGCAGGACCCGGTCGATTATCTGAAACGCTGGTATTTGAATCCATTTGATTTTTTGCGTGTCTGTCTGGATCTGAAAGGGATGCCCGCATTTACTCCAACAACACTTAACGGTAAGCGGGTGGCTTTTGCCCATATCGACGGGGATGGTTTTGCCGGATATACCGAAATTGATAAGCATAAGGTCTGCGCAGAAATAATCATGGAGCGTATCTTTGAACGCTACGATTTTCCTAATTCGGCTTCAGTTATCGCCGGCGAGATCAATCCGGCGGTGAAGGGCAGTAAAGATAATGTAGAGATGGCCCGGACCATGTATGAAATGAAGAATGTCGAAACGGCTTCCCATTCCTATACGCATCCTTTCGCATGGAGCGCCGAACTTCGCGAATCCAAAGAATATAAGGATGACTTTGTCATTGGGCAGTATGAGGTTCCGGGTTACAAATTTGATGCGCGGTACGAAATTGTGGGGTCCTGTGATTATATCACCGAGAATCTTGCCCCGGCTCAGAAACCTTGCAAAATCCTGCTTTGGTCCGGAATGTGCGAGCCGACTGAAAGTCAGGTTGCCATTGCTGACAAGGCCGGAATCCTGAATATGAACGGCGGGGATACGGTATTTGATGCCCGGCGCAATTCTTATTTCGGGGTGTCTCCACTATACAAGCCGTTAGGCTCCCGTCATCAGATCTATACCGGACAGGCTAACGAAAATATTCTTACCAATCTTTGGAACGGTCCTTATTTCGGATTTAGAAATATTGTGGATACCATGAAACGAACCGGTTCTCCGCGGCGTATCATGCCCATCGATATCTACTATCATTTTTACAGCGGCGAAAAATTCGCATCGCTCAAGGCTCTTGAAGATGTTTATGAATGGGCGCTCAGTCAGGATACCGCACGGGTATTCGCTTCCTCTTATATCAAAATGGTTAACGGCTATCTTTCTGCAAAGATAGATAAAATCAGCCCCGGCCATTTTGTCTTCCGCGATTACAATGATTGCCTTTCCGTGCGGCTGGACGGAATGAAGATGGTCCCAGATCTGGCGAAATGCAAAAATATTCTTGGGTATGACATCCAGCCGGAAGGTATTTTCGTTAATCTACGGCCCGGAACTTCTAAGGCGGAATTGGTGCTCACAGCGGATAAAAATGCTAATAATAAAATAGTTTATTTGAAGAACGGGTCCGGATGGGTACGTAATTTTGAACCAACATCAACCGGGGTGCGTTTTGATTTTGATTGTTTCAGTAAGGGGCGTTTCGATCTCGGTGGTCTTATCCCGGACCGGAAATATAAACTTATTCGCGGAGACGGTCCGGCTCTTGAATTTAACAGTAGCAAGGGCGGGGTGCTCAGCGTGAAGGATGTCCTTTCCGGACCGATGGAGATTGATTTGATTTGAACATAAAGCTCTGGCGGGTACTTGCTTTCGTACTCTTCATAACCGGGACGACCGTGCTTATATATCCCTTTCCGAGGGATCTTGTCCACCTGTACCTGCGGAGCGGTGAAGTTTCCAAGGCTGCGGATCTTTTGAACGACCTACTCGCTGAAGATCCTTATGATCTTGGCCTTTTAAAGGTAGGAGTCGAGGTTTATCTACAGCGGGGAATGCCTGACAAAGCTATTTCCAACCTTGAGGAGATCCTAAAGCAGAAGCCCCACCGCATACCGGAGCGCAAAAAACTGGCGCAGGTGTATGAATGGACTGTAATGCCGCACAAGGCTCTGCATGAATGGGAAAAATTGGCACAAGTTGAACCTGAAGAACTTGAGCCTTTGCAACGCATGGTTATGTATTACCGCTATTTTAATATGTTACCGCAGGAAGTCGATGCAGTTATCAGGCTCAATAAGTTGCAAGGCAGGAAGCCTTTCAATAGTGATTTTCTGCAGGTTCTAAATAAAGAGATAGATCGGCTTAGCGCTGAATATGATCAAAACAAAGATGATCCGTATCTTAATTTCCTGATTCAGCGTGTTTTTATTGTGGGGGAACAGTTTAAGGCTGAAACCGACTTCAAGGCTGAGACAGGGGGCAAGGTCGACTATTTGCAGTATGTCACCTATGTGCTTGAATATTTTATAGCTGTGGACCGCATGGATGAAGGCTACCTGTATGCCGAGCGCATGGACCAAAAAACAGGGGCTGACATTGAAAGCAGGGTTCAGATGGTCAAGGTTTTAGGGTGGGCAGGTAACTATAACCGAGGATTGGAAATAGCGGAAAAGTTACTCAAAATCAGTCCCGAAAATATCGAGCTGCTGACTGAAACCGCATGGATGGCCCGTTCTGCCGGAAGGTTTGATGTCGCAGAGGATGTGCTGGAAAAGCTGGTTGAAGTGGAGCCGGACAATACGGAACATCAGAAGGCTTTAGCTGACGTTTATATTGAAACAGGTAATTTTCAAAAAGCTGTGGACTTGTTCCGCCGTCTTGCACAGAGAGTTGGAAACTGGTTGATATACGCGCACGATATGTTGCGTGCAGCCCTTTTCAGCGGTGATATCAGGCTTATGTCTGAAGTAGTGGAAGAAACCGGGAAGGTTGATTTTTCCGAACCGGAATATCTGCGAACCCGCGCTGAGTTATTGCTGACCCTTGAGCGTCCCCGCGAAGCTTATGATGCTTTACGCAGGGTGGTGGACTCTCCGAGCGCGACACTGGCTGATTATCAGAGTCTAATCGATGCGGCGGCATCCACTGCCGATAACCGGCTTGTTGCTGAGACGGTTGATCTGGCCCTGAAGGTTTATCCTGACGATCTCGACCTGTTGCGTACTGCCGGATCCGCGTGGCTCAACGTTGGAAGGCCTTATAAGGCTTACCGTGCTTACCGGAAAGTGCTGCTGCTGGAGCAGACTCAGCAGGATATTATCGATATGCTGCTGGCTGCGTCCGAGACTCAGGATTTGAAGCTGGCGGTGCAGGCGGCTAAGTACGCTGAGAAGATTGCTCCCAAGGATGTAAAAGTCATCAAACAGGCCGGGGAAATCATGCTCTGGCTTAATTCACCTAAAGACGGCTATCCATACTATAAAAAGGCCGCGATTATGACCGGCGGCAATCGCGAATACGTAATGAATCTTATCCAGATAGCTTCCTATACCGGCGATAAGGCTTTATTCCGGGACGCTGCAGAGACGGCTATCCGGTTGCGGCCAAATGATGAACAGGTGGGACTGCTGGCCGCTGCTGTTTGGTCTGCCGCCGGGGAAAAGAAAAAAGCCGAACTGCTGCTTGCCCGTTTTGCGGGGCAGGGCGCAAAGAATCTGGGCATGCTGTATAAGTGGGCGGTCTTTGCGGATAAGGCCGGATTGAGTGAAGAAGCCTACCGTATCTATAATGAACTTTATTCGCGGGGATACAAGCGCGCTGAAATCAGAGATGATCTGGCAAGGCTGGCAGAGTGGACAGAACGTCCGGCTGTGGCTGCAAAGTTATACGCTGAAATTTCTGATGAATCTCCACGCGATTTCACTTTTGCCAAACGGGCTGCCAAATCATGGGCCGATGCCGGTAATTACGCGGATTCTGTAATCTATTACGAGCGGGCCTTGGACATTGAGCCTCGTGATTATGAGTTGATGCTCGATCTGGCAAGGGTTTACGGTTTTGCCGGGAAGCCTGCGGACCAGATCAGGGTCTATAAGAAATTGCTGGCTGCCGGTAAATTGCCGGAAACCGAACGGGTAGAGCTGGCACGGGCCTATCTTGACGCCCGGGAACCCGATGCGGCGCTGGGAATTCTGGAGCCGTATGCCCGCTTGAATAAACTGCCCCGGTTTGAAGGATTTCTGCTGGCTTCGGCTTTACACATGGCCGGACGCGAAAGCGAGGCCTCAGATGTTTATAAAAGGTTGAAAAAAGAGTATAATGACGACGAAGTGTTTCTGGCTCGTCTGGGCGCGGAGGCGTTGTTCAATAATTTAAAAACCGATGCGTATGCTCTTTTTGAAGCGGCTTTGAGGGTTAATCCTAAAAACCGCACAGCTCTTAAAGGATTGGGAATAATTTTAAGTGAGCGGGAGCAGTATAAAAGGTCTGTCTCCCAGTTTCGTAAATATTTGAGTCTGGTACCTAATGATGCGGATACACGTTTTCAACTGGGTGAAATATACAGGATCATGGGTCGTGAAAGCGCCGCAATCCGTGAGTTCAAACGTGCAGAGCGTATTCTCCGTCGTGAAGGGCGGAAAAAAGTGGATAAAGGAAGTTGAAAGGTAAGGATTTGAAAAAAGCAGTAGCAGTACTTTTACTTTTCGTGACGGTTTTACTGCCGGTCATATGCGCAACTCCGCTTTTGGCGGAGGATGGCGCAGCTGTATCCGTTGCGGAAAAGAGTGAACGTATCTGGACTGTCCGGATCAGCTCTTTCAAACAGGCTGACTCAGCCTGGGATTTTATGTCCTACTTAAAGGGCGAAGGCTACAATCCTGCCATGGTTTACCTTTATGATGGACAGGGTCAGGGCTGGCGGGTGATACAGCTCGGTGATTATCCTACCCGGAGTCAGGCCCGTGCAGCCGGGCGTCTTTTCAAGAAGAAAACCGGACTTGATTATCTGATCCGGTCCATGTCCGTTGCCCTGCTTGAAGAGCGTACCCTTGAGTCTCTCAGAAGCCCGCTTCCCGTGAGAAAGAGCGCCGAAACAGGGGCATCTAACGCTTCCGGCAATTCCCCGGCACTAAAGAAGAAGCTGATCGGCGCACCGGAGTCCCTGTTTTATGAGCTTGATCAGCGCGATGTGTTGCTGGCTGCGGATGAAAGACAACAGAACCTGATCCTTGCCCGGATAATGATCCGTAGAGGATATGTGGAAGACGGTTTGCGTCTTTATGAAAAGATGCTGCGTAGTACCCCAGGTGATGCCGACCTGCGCGAGGAATATATAGGCGCACTTATCGATAATGGTGAGCTTGCGAAATCAACCTCCATGATTCAGGAATGGCTACGTCGTGATCCCCGGTCCCCGGCCGCTTTGCGACTGGTGGCCCGGCTGCGTTTATTATCAGATGATTACCCCACGCGGGTGAAAACTATTGATTATCTCTTGCGGTTGCGGCCCGGCGATATTGATACGATTTCCAGCAAAGCGTACAGCGCTCAGCAGGGCGGAGATTGGCTGGGAGCCGTTGAAAGTTTTTCCGAACTAATTGACGCCGAACCGGATAATTACGAAGCCCGGCAGGCACTCTCCGAAATACTTATGGATCGCAGGCCGAAACTGGAGCAGATCTCCAGCGTATCCCTGCAATCTGATGAATCCATAACCACCACTTTCGGCAGTCGTTTTTCCATGCAGCTTACTGACTTGATCAGAGGGGAATTCTACTACGCCAATACCCGCATCTACCGTCCTCAGCAGGATGGAATTGAGAAGATCAACAAGGATGTGAATCAGGCTGAAATTTTATTGAAGAAAGATTTTAATCGAGTCTTTACCGGGATTGTCGGCATCGGAGCTCACGAAGGAACTTCCGACGGTATTTCAGCTGCGCTTGGCTTTGATTGGCGTATTCATGATTCCGGTAGCTTTTCCGCCATGATAGATTACGATAATCCATGGCTGGATGAACCTTCAGCCGCCAACTATGAGGGCAGATACAGCCAGATTTCCCTTACTTATGACGGATTTTATGATGATACGTGGGGACTTTATTTGAACGGTCAATTGCGGGAGTACCAGCTTGAATCAGACCGCAATTATGGAGCTAAAGGGATATATAACATAATTTTGACCCGCAGGCTTCTAGCTGATCCTGATTTGTACGTGTCTTATTCTTTTTACCGCTCCTTTTTCAAGTATGACGATGATAATTATAAGCCGTTTGAAGTGGTGGAGAATGAGAGCATTCATACTTTCAGCACCAGTTTCAGCAAGTCCATTTCCGAAAACATCGTTTTTCAGGCCTCCGGCGGGATCAGGATGGATGAGTTCAAGAATAGCCCCAGTTACTTCGGCGGGCCTTCGCTGGCCTTTAATCTGGGACGCTTTAAATTGAATTTCGATTATGAGTATAGCAGTGATTCTGGCCTTGCCGGAGGTGGGGAAACCCAGTTCGTAAGCGGGGGGATCGGGTATGTTTTCTAATGTGATTGAAACTAGGCGGGCCGGTGTATATGTTTAAAATTATTTCACCATCAAAAAAATTCAAGCTTTCAAAATATTATGAAGTCCTGCTCGGCCTCATCGCTATAACCGCGATAAATTTTCTATTTTACCGGCATGATCCGGGCTTTGTCTCGCTCTCCCCGCATCCTTACTGGATTGTTATTCTACTTACCTCTACCCGGTACGGGTTTTCGGGTGGTTTCTTTGCCGGGCTTGTGTCCGGGATGATTTATGTTATTTTCAAAAGCTTATCCATCCCTGATGTTGAGGTGGCTGATTTTAGGACACTTGCCATCTGGGCCAAGCCTATTCTTTTTTTGCTGGTCGGTGTCGTGCTTGGCGAGATGCGTCAATTGCATATCCGTGAATACGATGCTGTCTGTGAAGAGAGGGATACCTATCACGATGCTTTCGATAAAGTAAAAACCAAGTACGATATACTCAGTGAAGCTAAGCAGGAACTGGACAGTAAAATTATTTCTCAGGAGAGCACACTGGGAACTCTCTATGAAGCGGCGCAGGGATTGCGTACTTTAAGCATAGACAGCATTTATCCTGCGGTGTTGGAGATTCTTCGTGAATTTATGGATGTTGAGGATTGCTCGATCTATTTATTTGACGGCACTGAGTTTAAAATTGATACGGCTTTGCGGCACAGCAAAAGTTTTGTTGCCGATACGGTTCCTCTTGGGGAAAGTCTGATGAGCATCGCCGCAGAGAAGAAAAAAGCTGTATCCATTCGCGATATAGCAAGTACCGAGAGTATGCCCAGCGGTATTGTTATTTCCGCACCTATCTTAGCAGATAACCATTCTCACGTGATAGGTATGCTTAACGTTGAGAAAATGCCTTTTTTGAAATTCACCAGCGATTCCGTGCGGGTGGCCGGTCTGGTTGCGGACTGGTGCGGCAGTAGTGTTGAGAACGCCACTGTTTTTGCCGAGACTAAGGATAAACTTATCGCCGATGAAATAACCGATGCGTACACTTATGATTATTTCTTGCGCAGGTTGCGTGAAGAATTTGTACGGGCACGGCGTTACGAATTGGATCTTTCCCTGATTATGCTCGAATTTCCCGGTCTTTCCAATGCTTCGGACGAAGGGCGTGATGAAGTGCTGATGGCTTTCAGTATGATTCTCAAGAATCAGATACGTGAAATAGATATCCTTTTTATGAGTGACGAACCGGGAGCTTTTTACATGATACTTCCGACTACTCCCGCTGCCGGTGCGCGGGTTGTGGTTAATAATCTGCTGAGTTCTTTCCGGGCGCTCAGTGTAATGGCTTTTGAGACTGATCAGAATCTTGTCGAACTCCGGGCCGGGGTGGCCGGATATTCCCTGGAGATGGAGGAAGCCACTGAATTGGTCGATAGGGTTAAAGAGGATCTGGTAAGTGTTCTTTTTGCGGAATAAAGTAATCAGAAGGGCGCGGGTGCTCCTGCTGGGGGCTTTTGCCGCTTCCTATCTGTTCGAGGGGACAGCGCTCTGGTTCTTCCTGAACCGGGGGGGCGTCTTCTGGTATATTTATGCCGCTATTGCAGCTCATTTGATTTCCAGCCTGTCCTTTCTGATATTTACCACTCCCAAGCCTAGAGCTCTGCCGGGTATAGCTTTTTATTATCCCCGCCTTGCGGCTCTGTTTACGCTTTTCATGCCCGTGATCGGGCTGATCGGTATTTCCGGAACTCTCCTTGCGGCAAGGGTGCTTATGCGCAGTCGTGGGCTTGCGGAGGAATATAAAGAAAAAGCCTATGAAGGAAAGGATATGGAAGTGGATTTACCCACGGATATAACCGAATTCCTTTACGATGAAATTGATGTGCATCCCATTGCCGACATTTTGTCCGGTGATGATATGGAGATGAAGCGCGGGGCGGTTAATCTGCTGCGCCGTATCGGTTCCGCCGAGGCTGTTAATTTATTGCGAAAAAGCCTTTCCGATGAAAATGCCGAGGTCCGTTTTTACGCCCACACCGCACTCACCCGTCTCGAAGAAGACTACGCCGACGCAGTGGATAAGGCCCGTTTCAGGGCGGAGAGGTATGACAGTGCTCAGGCACATGCCGAGCTGGCCTCTACCTATAGGAATTATGCCAGAAGCGGTTTGCCGGAAGTTAATATGCAGGAGAGTTCCATGGCTCTTGCTTGTGAACACTGGCGTAAGGCAGTTGAACGGGATCAGGAAAATAAAGAATACCTCCTGCGCCTTGCAGAGTCATACGCGGAAAGTAAATCGTTTGCCGAAGCGTTGCACATCTACCGAGAGACTTTGAATGACCCCGAGCTTGAGCTTGAATCACGACTGGGGATATGCATGGTGTTTTTTGAGATGGGCAATTTCATTGCTCTTTTTGAAGAAGTTGAGAAATTGCGGGCCCGTCCGAAATTGGAAGCTCATGATCCTTTCAGAAAATTGATTTATACTTTCTGGCTTGAAAATACTTCCGCTGATGAAGAGCAGGCACCAGAAAACTTTGACGAGGTGGGCAGTGAGTTCGCATAAAAAATATGATGTCTGCCTGCTTCTGGAGGGGACTTACCCCTTTGTCTCCGGGGGTGTTTCTACCTGGATTCATAACCTGATCAAGGGAATGCCGGAGCTGACTTTTACCGCAGTGTGTATTCTGGCTTCCTCTAAAGAGAAGGCCGAATATCGTTACGATGTGCCGGATAATTTTGTCGATCCTAAAATTATCTATCTGCATGATAAGGTTGATATACCGCGTAATCCATTCAAGAAAATTTCCCGCAAGAATATGGAAAAGCTCAGGCATTTTCATTCCTCCTTGGATCGCAATGATATCAGCATGATGAAAGATATGGTCGAATTGTTCAGGCATGATAAATTCCCCCTCTCCGAACTTTTTCACGGCAAGAAATCGTGGGATTTATTGGTGGATAGGTACGGCCCGGAATCAAGTAAGGAATCCTTTATCGATTATTTCTGGACTTTCAGGTTTACCCATCTCCCGATTTTTAAAATGCTCTCTCTGGAATTGCCCGAGGCTAGAGTTTATCATACAATATCAACTGGATATGCAGGACTTCTCGGGGTTATCGCACGGGTTATGACCGGAAGACCACTGTTGCTTACTGAGCATGGTATTTACGTCAAAGAACGTAAAATTGAAATTTCGCAGGCAGAATGGGTTTACCGCCGGGAAGATGAACGAATGCGCATCGAGAGTAAGCTAGGAGCATTCCAGACATTCTGGATCAGGATGTTCGAGCAGCTAGGTCGGCTTTGTTACGACTATTCATCCGCTATTTATACACTTTACGAGGGGAACAGACAGCTTGAGATTCAAGAGGGGGCCGATCCGGATAAAATAAGGATTATTCCCAACGGGATCAGTCTGGATAATTTTCTGGGCCTTAAGCCCGCGAATCATGATTATCAAGGCCAGACTGAATTCGCTATCGGCTTCGTAGGCCGGGTGGTACCTATCAAGGATGTAAAAACTTTTTTGCGGGCTATTAAAATAGTAGCCGGCAAAATCGAAAAACTTAATGTTTACATCATGGGGCCAACTGAGGAGGATAAAGAATATTATGAAGAATGCGTTAATCTTGTTCGGTTGCTGCACCTTGAAAAGGTTGTGGAATTCACCGGCAAGGTGAAGGTTACCGACTATCTGCCCACGCTTGATCTGATTGTTCTAACCAGTATCAGCGAGGCCCAGCCATTGGTAATAATGGAGGCCAATTGCGCGGGAGTTCCAGCGGTAGCTTCCGATGTAGGTTCCTGCCGGGAACTTTTGGAAGGGCGTAGCGTGGCTGATCAGGCTCTCGGGCCGTCAGGGATTGTTACCAAGGTTGCCGATCCGGTCAGCACCGGAGAGGCTATCCTGAAAATTCTGACCAGTCCAATCCTGCGTCAGCGCATGTCCAGAGCCGGGATAGAACGGGTGAAGACATATTATAAAGAGTCCGACCTCAATGAAACGTATTTAAATATATATAAAGACTATATGGCAATGGATGATCTGGAGTAAAATATGGCTGGAATCGGTTTTGAATTAAGAAAAATGCTGCGCGGGGATAGCTTCCTGTCCGATGTGTCCGCCTACCTCTACGCGGCCATGGTTTCTTCCGGTCCGTGGCTTATGAGTGTGCTTTGTCTCGCTGTTCTGGGGGTATATTCTTATTCCGGTTTTTCCGAGCAGGATCAGGATATTTTCCGGTCTACCATTGTGTATGTTTACGCCTTTACCCTCATTTATGTGGGCTACATTCAGCTGGTGGTTACCCGCTATCTGGCTGACCGTTTTTATATGGGCGATGAGAAGATTACCCTGACTGCTTTTTTTACGGGGTCGGTAATTGTTCTGGTGGCCGGTGGGCTTTTAGGGACTGCCGGTATAATGTTTTTTGAGCTGACGCTGATTTACAAAATTATCTCGATTGTGCTTTTCCTGATTGTGGCCATGATCTGGCTGACGATGATTTTTCTTTCAGCGATTAAGGATTTCCGGTCAATAGTGCAGGCCTTTGCCCTAGGCACATCGTGCAGTGTGGGCGGAGCTTTTCTGCTTTATCCGTTCGCCGGGCTTGAGGGGTACCTGCTGGGGTATACTCTCGGACAGGCGGTGATATTTTTTTGGCTGCTGGCCCGTTTACTGGCAGAGTTTCCGGCCGGTAGAGTCTGGGACTCAAAGATGTTTTCTTATTTCGGGAAATATTGGGAATTGGCCTTGATCGGCGTGTTTTTCAACCTCGCCATCTGGATTGATAAGATAATGTTCTGGTTTGCGCCGGATTCAAGGGAAGTAGTCCCGTTTCTCCGTACCAATGATATTTACGAGGGACCGATTTTCTTTGCCTATCTGACCATTGTACCGACTCTCGCGCTTTTTCTGGTTAAGATTGAAACCAAATTTTATGAGCATTATCATGATTATTTCGCGAAAATTATTTCCAAGCAAAGTCTATCCAGCATACTGCAGGAAAAGAAACTAATGGTCTCCATGCTCAATGAGTGTTTACGGGAAATTCTCATCGTGCAGGGATCATTGACCATGATTTGTATTTTTCTGGCTCCTGAATTTGTGGATCTTGTAGGTTTGGCGCCATTGCAGCAGCCGTTGCTGCAGATCGCTCTTGTTGGAGCGTTTATGCAGGTAATGCTTTCCGTTGCCGTTATCATCCTTTCCTATTTTGACCGGCGTAAAGACGTGCTGGCAGTTACGCTTGTTTTTCTGCTGAGCAACTGCGGTCTTAGCTGGCTGAGCATGCAACTGGGATTTACCTTTTACGGCTATGGCTATTGCTACTCCTGCTTTATCTCGTTGATGTTTGCCTATTACCTTGTCTCCAAGTGTGTGCGTAATCTGGAGTACATAACCTTTTCAAGCCAGCCTATATTTTAAAATATGGAGTAAAGATAAATGCAGAAAGTATGTCTTGTGACCGGTTGCGCCGGGTTTATCGGAAGTCATCTGACCAGCAGTCTGCTTGATCTGGGGCATGCCGTTGTGGGGGTTGATAACTGTGCCAGCGGCTATTCTCGCAATATGGAATCTTTCATTGGACATGCCGACTTTACATTCTATGAACGGTCCATAACTGATAAAGGGTTACTCGCCGAATTGAAGGCTAGACATGAAGAACTGGATGTGGTCTTCCAATTGGCGGCGGTGGTCAGCGTGCCTTATTCTGTGGACAACCCTGAGCTGACCATTCAGGTAAATTTTGAGGCCAACAGGGACATGCTCGATGCCGCTAGGGAGATG is a window of Maridesulfovibrio sp. DNA encoding:
- a CDS encoding GAF domain-containing protein, whose translation is MFKIISPSKKFKLSKYYEVLLGLIAITAINFLFYRHDPGFVSLSPHPYWIVILLTSTRYGFSGGFFAGLVSGMIYVIFKSLSIPDVEVADFRTLAIWAKPILFLLVGVVLGEMRQLHIREYDAVCEERDTYHDAFDKVKTKYDILSEAKQELDSKIISQESTLGTLYEAAQGLRTLSIDSIYPAVLEILREFMDVEDCSIYLFDGTEFKIDTALRHSKSFVADTVPLGESLMSIAAEKKKAVSIRDIASTESMPSGIVISAPILADNHSHVIGMLNVEKMPFLKFTSDSVRVAGLVADWCGSSVENATVFAETKDKLIADEITDAYTYDYFLRRLREEFVRARRYELDLSLIMLEFPGLSNASDEGRDEVLMAFSMILKNQIREIDILFMSDEPGAFYMILPTTPAAGARVVVNNLLSSFRALSVMAFETDQNLVELRAGVAGYSLEMEEATELVDRVKEDLVSVLFAE
- a CDS encoding HEAT repeat domain-containing protein, whose protein sequence is MFFLRNKVIRRARVLLLGAFAASYLFEGTALWFFLNRGGVFWYIYAAIAAHLISSLSFLIFTTPKPRALPGIAFYYPRLAALFTLFMPVIGLIGISGTLLAARVLMRSRGLAEEYKEKAYEGKDMEVDLPTDITEFLYDEIDVHPIADILSGDDMEMKRGAVNLLRRIGSAEAVNLLRKSLSDENAEVRFYAHTALTRLEEDYADAVDKARFRAERYDSAQAHAELASTYRNYARSGLPEVNMQESSMALACEHWRKAVERDQENKEYLLRLAESYAESKSFAEALHIYRETLNDPELELESRLGICMVFFEMGNFIALFEEVEKLRARPKLEAHDPFRKLIYTFWLENTSADEEQAPENFDEVGSEFA
- the pelF gene encoding GT4 family glycosyltransferase PelF gives rise to the protein MSSHKKYDVCLLLEGTYPFVSGGVSTWIHNLIKGMPELTFTAVCILASSKEKAEYRYDVPDNFVDPKIIYLHDKVDIPRNPFKKISRKNMEKLRHFHSSLDRNDISMMKDMVELFRHDKFPLSELFHGKKSWDLLVDRYGPESSKESFIDYFWTFRFTHLPIFKMLSLELPEARVYHTISTGYAGLLGVIARVMTGRPLLLTEHGIYVKERKIEISQAEWVYRREDERMRIESKLGAFQTFWIRMFEQLGRLCYDYSSAIYTLYEGNRQLEIQEGADPDKIRIIPNGISLDNFLGLKPANHDYQGQTEFAIGFVGRVVPIKDVKTFLRAIKIVAGKIEKLNVYIMGPTEEDKEYYEECVNLVRLLHLEKVVEFTGKVKVTDYLPTLDLIVLTSISEAQPLVIMEANCAGVPAVASDVGSCRELLEGRSVADQALGPSGIVTKVADPVSTGEAILKILTSPILRQRMSRAGIERVKTYYKESDLNETYLNIYKDYMAMDDLE
- the pelG gene encoding exopolysaccharide Pel transporter PelG, encoding MAGIGFELRKMLRGDSFLSDVSAYLYAAMVSSGPWLMSVLCLAVLGVYSYSGFSEQDQDIFRSTIVYVYAFTLIYVGYIQLVVTRYLADRFYMGDEKITLTAFFTGSVIVLVAGGLLGTAGIMFFELTLIYKIISIVLFLIVAMIWLTMIFLSAIKDFRSIVQAFALGTSCSVGGAFLLYPFAGLEGYLLGYTLGQAVIFFWLLARLLAEFPAGRVWDSKMFSYFGKYWELALIGVFFNLAIWIDKIMFWFAPDSREVVPFLRTNDIYEGPIFFAYLTIVPTLALFLVKIETKFYEHYHDYFAKIISKQSLSSILQEKKLMVSMLNECLREILIVQGSLTMICIFLAPEFVDLVGLAPLQQPLLQIALVGAFMQVMLSVAVIILSYFDRRKDVLAVTLVFLLSNCGLSWLSMQLGFTFYGYGYCYSCFISLMFAYYLVSKCVRNLEYITFSSQPIF